The Fibrobacter sp. UWB16 genomic interval CAGGCGCACTTGGCGACCGCAACATTTTCTTGATGATCCTGATTTTCCTTTGCGCGGGCATTTTCGCGGGGATTCTCGGGCGCTCAAGCGCCTCAGCGGCGGCATACTTACTCTTGGATTTCATTCCGGCGCAATTCGCGGTGGTAGTGCTGTTCGTTGTCGCGGCGTTTGTCTCTACGGCGATGGGTACGTCTGTTGGCACAATTGCAGTGGTCTCCCCGATTGCGGTCGAAGTCGCACAGATGGCGGGCTTTGGCGTTCCATTCTGCGTAGCGACGGTGATTGGCGGCGCGATGTTTGGCGACAACTTGAGCTTTATTTCGGATACGACGATTGCGGCAACATCTACGCAGGGTTGCAAGATGAAGGATAAGTTCCGTGTGAACTTTCTGGTGGCTGCCCCGGCGGCACTTCTCGCGATTATCATTATCACGGCAATTTCGTTTGTGACCAAGGCAAATACGGTTGCCGAAAACTCCTACAATCTCGTACAACTTATTCCGTATGTTCTCGTATTGGTACTTGCGCTCACGGGCATCAATGTTTTTGCGGTTTTGCTCATCGGCATTGTTGCAGCGTCCATCATCATGGTAGGTTCCGGCACGCTCGACATGATCGGCCTTTTGCAGAACATCGGTAACGGCATTTCGGGAATGTACGAGACGATTCTCGTGGCGGTTTTGGTGAGCGCTTTGTGCGGGCTCATTCGCATTCATGGTGGGTTCGCGGCCCTGTTGGACTTTATCCATAAAGTGTTCAAGGGACACCGCAGCGGTCAAGTGGGCGTTGGCCTCTTG includes:
- a CDS encoding Na+/H+ antiporter NhaC family protein, producing MQNENSQEKIKGNPIALLPIAVFLVLYLGLGITFEYVLKIPMGFYNIPIVAAFLVAIFVACVQNRKLNFDHKMNVMAGALGDRNIFLMILIFLCAGIFAGILGRSSASAAAYLLLDFIPAQFAVVVLFVVAAFVSTAMGTSVGTIAVVSPIAVEVAQMAGFGVPFCVATVIGGAMFGDNLSFISDTTIAATSTQGCKMKDKFRVNFLVAAPAALLAIIIITAISFVTKANTVAENSYNLVQLIPYVLVLVLALTGINVFAVLLIGIVAASIIMVGSGTLDMIGLLQNIGNGISGMYETILVAVLVSALCGLIRIHGGFAALLDFIHKVFKGHRSGQVGVGLLVSALDIATANNTVAIVMAGPIAKQMGDEYRISPKKTASLLDIFSCVVQGILPYGAQMLVALAAISTAIPNANISAFDLIPYMFYPFLLLVSVLIFIAISPRKNKH